The following coding sequences are from one Spea bombifrons isolate aSpeBom1 chromosome 13, aSpeBom1.2.pri, whole genome shotgun sequence window:
- the LIMD2 gene encoding LIM domain-containing protein 2, which produces MFQAKIPGPAATGHDSGCSPSGNVQRSKSFSVKPPVRELCSNCQKTVYPMERLVADKHIFHSSCFCCKHCSTKLNLGTYAALHGEFYCKPHFQQLFKSKGNYDEGFGRRPHKDLWTHKEQSASGDNAP; this is translated from the exons ATGTTCCAGGCCAAAATCCCCGGCCCAGCCGCCACGGGCCAC GATTCGGGATGCAGTCCGTCGGGAAATGTCCAAAGGTCAAAG TCTTTCAGTGTCAAGCCCCCCGTGAGAGAGCTCTGTTCCAACTGTCAGAAGACCGTTTACCCCATGGAGAGGCTGGTGGCCGATAAGCACATCTTCCACAGTAGCTGCTTCTGCTGTAAGCACTGCAGCACCAAACTAAA CCTGGGTACGTACGCCGCCCTCCACGGGGAGTTTTACTGCAAACCTCATTTCCAACAACTCTTCAAGAGCAAAGGGAATTACGACGAAGGTTTTGGCCGGCGACCTCACAAAGATCTGTGGACCCATAAAGAGCAGTCTGCCTCTGGGGACAATGCCCCCTGA
- the CCDC47 gene encoding PAT complex subunit CCDC47 yields the protein MMSSPRLLIAVLLLLVTGSGAKFQEFDDGDDDAAEYDDNDFAEFEDVADETATARPSHQPTPEQQEEEEDDDEEATVELEGQEEFEEDTEGQEGDADNEPYDDEEFEGYDDKMETGGSNKMKDPITIVDVPAHLQNSWESYYMEILMVTGLLAYIMNYIIGKNKNSRLAQAWFNSHRELLESNFSLVGDDGTSKDAVSTGKLNQENEHIYNLWCSGRLCCEGMLIQLKFLKRQDLLNVLARMMRPACDQVTVKVTMNDEDMDTYVFSVGTRKTLTRLQKEMQDLGEFCSDKPKSAAKLGLPDSLAILSEMGEVTDGILDTKMIHFLTHYADKIESIHISDQFSGPKIMQEEGQPLKLPETKKTLLFTFNVPGNGNATVKDMESLLPLMNMIIYTIDKVKKFRLNREGKQKADKNRARVEENFLKLTHVQRQEAAQSRREEKKRAEKERIMNEEDPEKQRRLEEAAQRREQKKLEKKQMKMKQIKVKAM from the exons ATGATGTCATCGCCCCGCCTCCTCATCGCCGTTCTCCTGCTGCTGGTCACCGGGTCCGGGGCAAAGTTCCAGGAATTTGATGACGGCGACGACGACGCGGCCGAATACGATGACAACGACTTTGCGGAGTTCGAGGATGTCGCCGACGAGACCGCCACCGCTCGTCCATCCCACCAGCCGACTCCCGAgcagcaggaggaggaggaagacgaTGATGAAGAGGCCACTGTAGAGCTAGAAGGACAAGAGGAATTTGAAGAAGACACAGAAGGACAG GAGGGCGACGCAGACAACGAGCCGTACGACGATGAAGAGTTTGAAGGCTATGACGACAAAATGGAAACGGGAGGTTCCAACAAGATGAAGGATCCCATCACTATTGTTGAC GTGCCTGCTCACCTCCAGAACAGCTGGGAAAGTTATTACATGGAGATCCTGATGGTGACCGGGCTGCTGGCGTACATCATGAACTATATCATCGGCAAGAACAAGAACAGCCGTCTGGCTCAGGCCTGGTTCAACTCTCACCGCGAGTTGCTGGAGAGTAACTTCTCCCTTGTGG GAGATGACGGGACAAGTAAGGACGCGGTTAGCACGGGGAAGCTGAACCAGGAGAACGAGCACATTTACAACCTGTGGTGCTCGGGGCGGCTGTGCTGCGAAGGCATGCTGATTCAGCTTAAG TTTTTGAAACGCCAGGATCTGCTCAATGTGTTGGCTCGTATGATGCGTCCGGCGTGCGATCAAGTG ACAGTAAAAGTAACGATGAATGACGAGGATATGGACACGTACGTTTTTTCTGTTGGAACTCGGAAAACCCTGACCCGGCTGCAGAAGGAGATGCAGGACCTG GGCGAGTTCTGCAGTGATAAGCCGAAGTCTGCAGCCAAGCTGGGTCTCCCGGACTCACTCGCTATCCTGTCTGAGATGGGGGAAGTGACGGACGGCATCCTTGACACTAAG ATGATTCACTTCCTAACGCACTACGCCGATAAGATTGAATCGATTCATATTTCGGACCAATTCTCTGGTCCAAAGATTATGCAAGA GGAGGGACAGCCGCTGAAGCTGCCGGAGAccaagaaaacccttttgtttacatttaacG TGCCTGGCAACGGAAATGCGACCGTGAAAGACATGGAGTCTCTCCTGCCCCTGATGAACATGATTATTTATACCATCGACAAGGTGAAGAAATTCCGGCTAAACCGAGAG GGGAAGCAGAAGGCCGATAAGAACCGCGCACGAGTGGAGGAGAACTTCCTGAAGCTCACTCACGTCCAGCGCCAGGAGGCCGCTCAAAGCCGCCGCGAAGAGAAGAAGCGAGCGGAAAAGGAGCGCATCATGAACGAGGAGGATCCGGAGAAGCAGCGCAGGCTGGAG GAAGCCGCTCAGCGCCGCGAACAGAAGAAGCTCGagaagaagcagatgaagatGAAGCAAATCAAAGTGAAGGCCATGTAA
- the STRADA gene encoding STE20-related kinase adapter protein alpha isoform X2 yields MGVYTPDSSCYELLTLIGKGFEDLMIVNLARYKPSGEYVCIRRVNLESCTNDMVAFLQTELHVSKLFNHPNILPYRATFIADNELWVVTPFMAYGSAKDLICTHFTDGMSELAIAYILLGLLKALDYIHHMGYVHRSVKASHVLISVDGKVYLSGLRSILSMINHGQRLKVVHDFPKHSARVLPWLSPELLQQNLHGYDAKSDIYSVGITACELANGHVPFKDMPATQMLLEKLNGTVPCLLDTATIPASELTMKTSRSGADSGIGEGTSNRPSNGEPSSHPYNRTFSHHFHNLVEQCLQRNPDLRPNAGALLNHSFFKQIKRRACDALPELLRPVSPITNFEGATCSDPEGVMGLASDLQQLHMEEDWDF; encoded by the exons ATGGGGGTATACACGCCGGACAGCAGCTGCTACGAACTGCTTACTCTGATAG GAAAAGGTTTCGAGGATCTGATGATCGTGAATCTGGCTCGTTACAAGCCGTCCGGAGAATATGTTTGCATCCGAAGGGTGAATTTGGAGTCCTGCACCAATGATATGGTAGCGTTCTTGCAG ACTGAACTCCATGTGTCCAAGTTGTTCAACCACCCCAATATCCTCCCCTATAGGGCTACCTTCATAGCAGACAACGAGCTCTGGGTTGTGACCCCTTTTATGGCATATG GTTCTGCTAAAGACTTAATCTGTACGCACTTCACTGATGGCATGAGCGAGCTGGCCATAGCGTACATCCTGCTGGGGCTCTTGAAGGCTCTCGATTACATTCATCATATGGGATACGTGCATAG GAGCGTGAAGGCGAGCCACGTCCTGATATCGGTAGATGGGAAAGTTTACCTCTCTGGCCTGAGAAGTATCCTCAGTATGATAAATCACGGGCAGCGTCTTAAGGTGGTTCATGATTTTCCCAAGCACAGTGCGAGGGTTCTTCCCTGGCTGAGCCCGGAGCTCCTGCAGCAG AACCTACATGGATACGATGCCAAGTCTGACATCTACAGTGTGGGGATCACTGCCTGCGAGCTTGCCAATGGCCACGTGCCATTTAAAGACATGCCAGCCACGCAG ATGCTTCTGGAGAAGCTGAATGGCACAGTGCCTTGTCTGCTAGACACAGCCACGATCCCGGCTTCCGAGCTCACCATGAAAACCTCCCGCTCGGGAGCAGACTCTGGCATTGGAGAGGGGACCTCCAACCGGCCTTCCAACGGAGAGCCTTCATCGCACCCTTACAACCGCACCTTCTCCCACCACTTCCATAACCTGGTAGAACAATGTCTGCAGAGGAACCCAGATCTCAG GCCAAACGCAGGCGCCCTCCTAAATCATTCCTTCTTTAAACAG ATAAAGCGCAGAGCGTGTGACGCCCTGCCGGAGCTCCTCCGTCCCGTATCGCCAATCACCAACTTCGAAGGAGCGACGTGCTCGGACCCCGAGGGCGTCATGGGACTGGCGTCTGACCTGCAGCAGCTCCATATGGAAGAAGACTGGGACTTTTAA
- the RNF113A gene encoding E3 ubiquitin-protein ligase RNF113A: MAEQGTTTTEKDGDAKPPVCSFLFKKSTRKFAGRKRREEERGSSDEDGGGAVIRRKKKQIANPMIQKSKSGTKEAADYKESSSEEELESSKAITVSYKSSRSAKPVGPDDMGATATYELDTEKDKDAQAIFERSQKVQEELEGKEDDKIYRGMHNYKKFVKPKDTSLGNASSGMVRKGPIRAPDHLRATVRWDYQPDICKDYKETGFCGFGDSCKFLHDRSDYKHGWQLERELEEGRYGANDEENYEVSSDEEDLPFKCFICRDSFKNPIVTKCKHYFCEGCALQHYRKSQRCYVCNTQTNGVFNPAKDLLTKMEKLKKADEDAESSEEGE, from the exons atggcagaaCAGGGAACTACAACCACTGAGAAGGATGGAGATGCAAAGCCCCCGGTCTGCAGCTTTCTGTTTAAGAAAAGCACAAGGAAGTTTGCGGGGCGAaaaaggagagaggaagaaaggg GAAGCAGTGATGAAGATGGCGGTGGAGCTGTGatcaggaggaagaagaagcagaTTGCAAACCCGATGATCCAGAAG AGTAAATCCGGTACAAAGGAAGCGGCGGATTACAAAGAAAGCAGTAGCGAGGAAGAGCTTGAATCGTCAAAAGCCATCACCGTGTCCTACAAATCCAGCCGATCAGCA AAACCGGTGGGTCCGGACGACATGGGAGCCACGGCCACGTATGAGCTGGACACGGAAAAAGACAAGGACGCTCAGGCCATATTTGAGAGAAGCCAGAAAGTCCAGGAG GAGCTGGAAGGAAAGGAAGATGATAAGATATATCGGGGAATGCACAACTACAAAAAGTTTGTGAAACCAAAAGATACGTCTCTTGGAAACGCGTCTTCTGGCATGGTGAG GAAGGGGCCAATCCGTGCTCCTGACCACCTGAGAGCCACAGTGCGGTGGGATTACCAGCCGGACATCTGCAAGGATTATAAAGAGACTGGATTTTGTGGGTTTGGAG ACAGCTGCAAGTTTCTCCATGACCGCTCAGACTACAAACATGGCTGGCAGTTGGAACGGGAACTTGAAGAGGGCCGTTACGGAGCGAATG ATGAGGAAAATTACGAGGTGAGCAGCGACGAGGAAGATCtgccttttaaatgtttcatctgTAGGGATTCCTTCAAGAACCCCATCGTGACCAA GTGCAAACATTACTTTTGTGAGGGCTGTGCGCTGCAGCATTACCGCAAATCCCAGCGCTGCTACGTATGTAACACGCAGACGAACGGCGTCTTTAATCCTGCTAAAG ATCTTCTTACAAAAATGGAAAAGCTCAAAAAGGCCGATGAAGACGCCGAATCATCAGAAGAGGGAGAATAA
- the STRADA gene encoding STE20-related kinase adapter protein alpha isoform X1, protein MSFLRWVSDRILVDGLRELEFFGDSPLGDPRRKTDEAASSESVVSFRGPDAMGVYTPDSSCYELLTLIGKGFEDLMIVNLARYKPSGEYVCIRRVNLESCTNDMVAFLQTELHVSKLFNHPNILPYRATFIADNELWVVTPFMAYGSAKDLICTHFTDGMSELAIAYILLGLLKALDYIHHMGYVHRSVKASHVLISVDGKVYLSGLRSILSMINHGQRLKVVHDFPKHSARVLPWLSPELLQQNLHGYDAKSDIYSVGITACELANGHVPFKDMPATQMLLEKLNGTVPCLLDTATIPASELTMKTSRSGADSGIGEGTSNRPSNGEPSSHPYNRTFSHHFHNLVEQCLQRNPDLRPNAGALLNHSFFKQIKRRACDALPELLRPVSPITNFEGATCSDPEGVMGLASDLQQLHMEEDWDF, encoded by the exons ATGTCGTTTCTT CGTTGGGTGTCAGACAGGATCCTGGTTGATGGATTGAGAGAGTTGGAGTTCTTCGGAG ACTCGCCTTTAGGGGACCCCCGAAGGAAA ACTGATGAAGCTGCCAGCTCAGAATCGGTAGTGTCTTTCCGCGGTCCGGACGCCATGGGGGTATACACGCCGGACAGCAGCTGCTACGAACTGCTTACTCTGATAG GAAAAGGTTTCGAGGATCTGATGATCGTGAATCTGGCTCGTTACAAGCCGTCCGGAGAATATGTTTGCATCCGAAGGGTGAATTTGGAGTCCTGCACCAATGATATGGTAGCGTTCTTGCAG ACTGAACTCCATGTGTCCAAGTTGTTCAACCACCCCAATATCCTCCCCTATAGGGCTACCTTCATAGCAGACAACGAGCTCTGGGTTGTGACCCCTTTTATGGCATATG GTTCTGCTAAAGACTTAATCTGTACGCACTTCACTGATGGCATGAGCGAGCTGGCCATAGCGTACATCCTGCTGGGGCTCTTGAAGGCTCTCGATTACATTCATCATATGGGATACGTGCATAG GAGCGTGAAGGCGAGCCACGTCCTGATATCGGTAGATGGGAAAGTTTACCTCTCTGGCCTGAGAAGTATCCTCAGTATGATAAATCACGGGCAGCGTCTTAAGGTGGTTCATGATTTTCCCAAGCACAGTGCGAGGGTTCTTCCCTGGCTGAGCCCGGAGCTCCTGCAGCAG AACCTACATGGATACGATGCCAAGTCTGACATCTACAGTGTGGGGATCACTGCCTGCGAGCTTGCCAATGGCCACGTGCCATTTAAAGACATGCCAGCCACGCAG ATGCTTCTGGAGAAGCTGAATGGCACAGTGCCTTGTCTGCTAGACACAGCCACGATCCCGGCTTCCGAGCTCACCATGAAAACCTCCCGCTCGGGAGCAGACTCTGGCATTGGAGAGGGGACCTCCAACCGGCCTTCCAACGGAGAGCCTTCATCGCACCCTTACAACCGCACCTTCTCCCACCACTTCCATAACCTGGTAGAACAATGTCTGCAGAGGAACCCAGATCTCAG GCCAAACGCAGGCGCCCTCCTAAATCATTCCTTCTTTAAACAG ATAAAGCGCAGAGCGTGTGACGCCCTGCCGGAGCTCCTCCGTCCCGTATCGCCAATCACCAACTTCGAAGGAGCGACGTGCTCGGACCCCGAGGGCGTCATGGGACTGGCGTCTGACCTGCAGCAGCTCCATATGGAAGAAGACTGGGACTTTTAA